From one Spiroplasma endosymbiont of Lasioglossum villosulum genomic stretch:
- the ligA gene encoding NAD-dependent DNA ligase LigA — translation MSNKNNDIKIEIIQLRNQIKQWNYEYHVLDAPTVSDELYDSAYHRLVKLEEQYPQFNSNDSPTKTVGNKPINSLTKIFHQQPMLSLGNAFNYEDLLKFDQQIKKTLSENNIEYVCELKIDGLSISITYEKGELKTAATRGDGIAGEDITNNILTIKTIPKIIPINSKLEVRGEIYLSKEEFNRINEKQQQQNLPLFANPRNAAAGTIRQLDINIVNSRKLDGFLYYYINATNDNIKTHEQALFTLQKYGFKINEQWQLCKNIEEVWIYIQKYEKLRNTLPYEIDGIVIKINDLTSYDMLGRTNKAPKWAIAYKFPAVTSVTKLLDIFPTVGRTGKITYNARLQPVIIAGTTVTFATLHNGDYIINRDLRINDLVSVKKAGDIIPEVIAPIISNRQINNIIFKKAIHCPVCKTKLEQVPPEVDQFCINSDCPSRILKSLMHFCSRNAMDIIGLNEKILLRFLDLKWIKTISDIYNLVNLRKEILSLPRFGEKSFTNLANSIILSKQNSLERLLFGLGIRHVGQKTAIILAKKYLTLNNLMEATFDDLANTNEIGPTIATSVIDYFLNPTNQQLINNLQNFKLNFNYLQKNQSQVLNGKTFVLTGTLTKSRNEFIELLNNYGAKITNTISNNTSYLIVGENPGNKLAQARKLNVKIINEEQLQNLLKEVAKNG, via the coding sequence ATGAGTAACAAAAATAATGATATTAAAATTGAAATAATACAATTAAGAAACCAAATTAAACAATGAAATTATGAATATCATGTTTTAGATGCACCTACCGTTAGTGATGAACTTTATGATAGCGCCTATCATAGATTAGTAAAATTAGAAGAACAATATCCCCAATTTAATAGTAATGATTCTCCAACTAAAACTGTTGGTAATAAACCAATTAATTCTTTAACAAAAATTTTTCACCAACAACCAATGCTAAGTTTGGGTAATGCCTTTAATTATGAAGATTTACTAAAATTTGATCAACAAATTAAAAAAACATTATCAGAAAATAACATTGAATATGTTTGTGAACTAAAAATTGATGGTCTATCAATTTCCATAACTTATGAAAAAGGAGAATTAAAAACTGCTGCTACCAGAGGTGATGGAATTGCTGGTGAAGACATTACCAATAATATTTTGACAATTAAAACAATACCAAAAATAATACCAATTAATTCTAAATTAGAAGTAAGAGGAGAAATATATTTAAGTAAAGAAGAATTTAATCGCATTAATGAAAAACAACAACAACAAAACTTACCACTCTTTGCTAATCCTCGCAATGCTGCAGCTGGTACTATTCGTCAACTTGATATTAATATTGTTAATTCAAGAAAATTAGATGGTTTTCTTTACTATTATATTAATGCTACTAATGATAATATTAAAACCCATGAACAAGCATTATTTACCTTACAAAAATATGGTTTCAAAATTAATGAACAATGACAGTTATGTAAAAATATTGAAGAAGTATGAATTTATATTCAAAAATATGAAAAGTTAAGAAATACATTACCATATGAAATTGATGGTATTGTCATTAAAATTAATGATCTAACCAGTTATGATATGTTAGGAAGAACTAATAAGGCACCAAAATGAGCAATAGCTTATAAATTTCCTGCTGTTACTAGTGTTACTAAACTTTTAGATATATTTCCAACTGTTGGTAGAACAGGAAAAATAACCTATAATGCTAGATTACAACCAGTGATAATTGCTGGTACTACCGTTACTTTTGCCACACTTCATAATGGTGATTATATTATTAATCGTGATTTACGTATTAATGATTTAGTAAGTGTTAAAAAAGCTGGTGATATTATTCCAGAAGTAATTGCACCAATTATTAGTAATCGTCAAATAAACAATATTATTTTTAAAAAAGCTATCCATTGTCCGGTTTGTAAAACAAAATTAGAACAAGTTCCGCCAGAAGTTGATCAATTTTGCATTAATAGTGACTGTCCATCACGAATTCTTAAATCATTAATGCACTTCTGTTCAAGAAATGCTATGGATATTATTGGTTTAAATGAAAAAATATTATTACGTTTTTTAGATTTAAAATGAATTAAAACTATTAGTGATATTTACAATTTAGTTAATTTACGAAAAGAAATACTATCATTACCACGTTTTGGTGAAAAATCTTTCACTAATCTTGCTAATTCAATTATTCTATCAAAACAAAATTCCTTAGAAAGACTTTTATTCGGTTTGGGAATTCGCCATGTTGGTCAAAAAACAGCAATTATTCTTGCAAAAAAATATTTAACTTTAAATAACTTAATGGAAGCAACCTTTGATGATCTAGCTAATACTAATGAAATTGGTCCAACAATCGCTACTAGTGTTATTGATTATTTCCTTAATCCTACTAATCAACAACTAATTAATAACTTGCAAAACTTTAAACTTAACTTTAATTATTTACAAAAAAACCAATCACAAGTATTGAATGGTAAAACTTTTGTCTTAACAGGAACTTTAACTAAAAGTCGTAACGAATTCATTGAATTATTAAATAACTATGGTGCTAAAATTACCAATACTATTAGTAATAATACTTCTTATTTAATTGTTGGAGAAAATCCAGGAAATAAATTAGCACAAGCACGCAAACTTAATGTTAAAATTATTAATGAAGAGCAATTACAAAATTTATTGAAAGAGGTAGCTAAAAATGGATAA
- the gatB gene encoding Asp-tRNA(Asn)/Glu-tRNA(Gln) amidotransferase subunit GatB: protein MNNKYDVVMGIEIHCELKTKTKCFSNAANTFGQKPNTQINAIDCGYPGTLPTVNQAVIIMAIQTCTALKMNIDPLLRFDRKSYFYPDLPKGYQITQFFHPIGTNGELPIVVNNEEFIVSFERLHIEEDTAKQIHNNKKTLLDYNRAGIPLLEIVTKPIFNTSEQVVAYINTLRQLLIHLQVSYAKMNEGSLRCDINISLKPHGSDTLGTKVEIKNLNSTHNITLAINDEINRQTNILNKKQKINLETRRFDEKTNKTVSMRSKENKIDYKYFPEPNIFPIQLDEKWIKMIAKNLPELPKQIMERLKKQYNLPIKDINLLIDKVEILTIFEQTVAINNLILPTFNYLVGPVQAYCNINNTTIKNSELTANNLSQLVSLVYEQKINDKQSKQLLNAIMINNEKSPTDLIRTLGITLVSDSNDLEKILITILKANENMITIYKVNPEKALKFFMGQLMKLTKGQANPQVSKEILKKLIENYN, encoded by the coding sequence ATGAATAATAAATATGATGTTGTAATGGGTATTGAAATCCACTGTGAATTAAAAACTAAAACTAAATGTTTTTCCAACGCCGCCAATACTTTTGGTCAAAAACCAAATACTCAAATTAATGCCATTGATTGTGGCTATCCAGGAACATTACCAACAGTTAATCAAGCTGTTATTATAATGGCAATTCAAACATGTACTGCTTTAAAAATGAATATTGATCCACTATTACGTTTTGATCGAAAAAGTTATTTTTATCCCGATTTACCTAAAGGTTATCAAATCACACAATTTTTTCATCCAATTGGTACAAACGGTGAATTACCAATAGTTGTAAATAATGAAGAATTTATTGTTAGCTTTGAACGCTTACATATTGAAGAAGACACAGCAAAACAAATTCATAATAATAAAAAAACATTACTAGACTATAATCGAGCAGGAATTCCCTTATTAGAAATTGTTACTAAACCAATTTTTAACACAAGCGAACAAGTAGTAGCATATATTAATACTCTACGTCAATTATTAATTCATTTACAAGTTAGTTATGCTAAAATGAATGAAGGTTCATTACGATGCGATATTAATATATCGTTAAAACCACATGGTAGTGATACTTTAGGTACCAAAGTTGAAATTAAAAATTTAAATTCTACACATAATATTACTTTAGCAATAAATGATGAAATTAATCGTCAAACTAATATTTTAAATAAAAAACAAAAAATTAATCTTGAAACTAGAAGATTTGATGAAAAAACTAATAAAACCGTTAGCATGCGTAGCAAAGAAAATAAAATTGATTATAAATACTTTCCTGAACCAAATATTTTTCCAATTCAACTAGACGAAAAATGAATCAAAATGATTGCTAAAAATCTTCCTGAATTGCCTAAACAAATAATGGAAAGATTAAAAAAACAATACAATTTACCAATAAAAGATATTAATTTATTAATTGACAAAGTAGAAATATTAACTATTTTTGAACAAACAGTTGCCATTAATAATTTAATATTACCTACGTTTAATTATTTAGTAGGTCCTGTGCAAGCTTATTGTAATATTAATAACACTACTATTAAAAACAGCGAACTTACTGCTAATAATCTATCACAATTAGTTAGTCTAGTTTATGAGCAAAAAATTAATGATAAACAAAGTAAACAGTTATTAAATGCAATTATGATTAATAATGAAAAAAGCCCTACCGATCTTATTAGAACATTAGGTATTACTTTAGTAAGTGATAGTAATGATTTAGAAAAAATATTAATCACAATTTTAAAAGCAAATGAAAACATGATTACTATTTATAAAGTCAATCCAGAAAAAGCATTAAAATTTTTTATGGGTCAATTAATGAAACTAACTAAAGGACAAGCAAATCCACAAGTTTCTAAAGAAATATTAAAAAAATTGATTGAAAACTATAATTAG
- a CDS encoding amidase family protein produces MKINYHQLSIRQLHELLKTKILTPDQLTKLVYKRLEQFKKLNAVVTSLEQNAIKQTKLITEQEINDNLLAAIPFVMKDNIATINFLTTGSSKILANFIPNYDSTVNMLLTNNKAINIAKTALDELGMGGDGLYAATGHVLNPWNLKHITGGSSSGSAALVAAGIVPFALGTDTGDSIRKPAAYCGIVGFKPTYGLISRNGVFPYAPSLDTVGIFTNHVEDIAIVLDSIVLFDEQDFTSVQSKEKNYTKNLNQNIEGKNIAILNYNDYQWNDIVKSSFDEAIKHLTDGGAKVQQIEFNKELLQSLLPVYMIISFAEATSCHANLTGINFGVRKNGKNYQEVMTNSRTFGFGDMVKRRYIIGAYALSENHQEELFNKAKKVRRLIVEHLNTIFKKYDAFIIMPNINPVPKIKDVLEQKKVIKSEHDYLEDLLLLSNLNGGPSINIPLTTVNGLPIGFNINGAPFNDQVILNIASFLSKKINFNNKLLGDDHE; encoded by the coding sequence ATGAAAATTAATTACCACCAACTTTCAATTCGTCAACTTCATGAATTATTAAAAACAAAAATACTTACTCCAGATCAATTAACTAAATTAGTATACAAACGATTAGAACAATTCAAAAAATTAAATGCTGTTGTTACTTCACTAGAACAAAATGCCATTAAACAAACAAAATTAATTACTGAACAAGAAATTAATGATAATTTATTAGCAGCAATTCCATTTGTAATGAAAGATAATATTGCTACTATTAATTTCTTAACAACAGGTTCATCAAAAATTCTTGCTAATTTTATTCCTAATTATGACAGTACTGTTAATATGTTATTAACAAATAATAAAGCCATTAATATAGCTAAAACTGCTCTTGATGAACTAGGAATGGGTGGAGATGGTTTATATGCAGCTACTGGTCATGTCTTAAACCCTTGGAATTTAAAACATATCACTGGTGGTAGTTCTAGTGGCAGTGCAGCTTTAGTCGCTGCTGGAATTGTACCATTTGCTTTAGGAACAGATACTGGTGATTCAATACGTAAACCTGCCGCTTATTGTGGTATTGTTGGTTTTAAACCAACGTATGGTTTAATTTCACGAAATGGTGTTTTTCCTTATGCTCCAAGTTTAGACACAGTTGGTATATTTACTAATCATGTCGAAGATATTGCCATTGTCTTGGATAGTATTGTTTTATTTGATGAACAAGACTTTACTAGTGTTCAAAGTAAAGAAAAAAACTATACTAAAAACTTAAATCAAAATATAGAAGGTAAAAATATTGCTATTTTAAATTATAATGATTATCAGTGAAATGATATAGTTAAATCTAGTTTTGATGAAGCAATAAAGCATTTAACTGATGGTGGTGCAAAAGTTCAACAAATTGAATTTAATAAAGAATTATTACAATCTTTATTACCAGTCTATATGATTATTTCTTTTGCTGAAGCAACCAGTTGCCATGCAAATCTAACTGGTATTAATTTTGGTGTTCGTAAAAATGGTAAAAATTATCAAGAAGTTATGACAAATTCACGAACATTTGGTTTCGGTGATATGGTAAAACGCAGATACATTATTGGTGCATATGCTTTATCTGAAAATCATCAAGAAGAATTATTTAACAAAGCTAAAAAAGTAAGAAGATTAATTGTTGAACATTTAAATACTATCTTTAAAAAATATGATGCTTTCATTATTATGCCAAATATTAATCCAGTTCCAAAAATTAAAGATGTATTAGAACAAAAAAAAGTTATTAAAAGTGAACATGATTATTTAGAAGACTTACTACTACTTTCTAACTTAAATGGTGGACCAAGCATTAATATTCCGTTAACTACTGTTAATGGTTTACCGATTGGTTTTAATATTAATGGTGCACCTTTCAATGATCAAGTTATATTGAATATTGCTTCATTTTTAAGTAAAAAAATTAATTTTAATAATAAACTACTAGGTGATGATCATGAATAA
- a CDS encoding type II CAAX endopeptidase family protein, with protein MFNKKSNQINVSHNNDIIRRINVNQTDNINSNNLEKNEQKQSFIDKFTSKSLSCDDTNNFNFKTASWTLTIIYLISFIIIPILYSLIKTYAVKDTSQSSFLSLFIFSLLPIFGLVVSLGIDWEAMIKKGGWAAYSHSVFGFISVVFVLLFFIATKVISGKDDDVTSLATTFLIQQLFQLLGSILVLVFCRSLRERIITTLKEAKLDLITWVTIFAVIGTILNIIFNIIPKFSEFNMLTSNNTSKNQDVLNLLMNSPYGIFVLVLSTIFIAPINEEISYRHGTFTIVRYRWLAYAASLIYFPSMHVMDSGDWNNIIGYLGFSIILPLLFIMTRGNTTYTIGLHAFSNLIATISGFINKN; from the coding sequence ATGTTTAATAAAAAATCTAATCAAATTAATGTTTCTCACAACAATGATATCATACGTAGAATTAATGTAAACCAAACTGATAACATTAATAGTAATAATTTAGAAAAAAATGAACAAAAACAATCATTTATTGATAAATTTACTTCAAAATCCCTTAGTTGTGATGACACCAATAACTTTAATTTCAAAACAGCCAGTTGAACTCTAACAATAATTTATCTTATATCTTTTATTATAATTCCAATTCTTTATAGTTTAATCAAAACTTATGCTGTAAAAGATACTAGTCAAAGTTCATTTCTTAGTCTTTTTATTTTTAGTTTATTGCCAATTTTTGGCTTGGTTGTTTCACTTGGTATTGATTGAGAAGCTATGATTAAAAAAGGCGGGTGGGCTGCTTATAGTCATAGTGTATTTGGTTTTATTAGTGTAGTATTTGTTCTTTTATTTTTTATTGCAACAAAAGTTATTAGTGGTAAAGATGATGATGTAACTTCGCTTGCTACTACATTTTTAATTCAACAGTTATTTCAATTGTTAGGATCAATTTTAGTATTAGTATTTTGTAGATCATTACGTGAGAGAATTATTACTACTTTAAAAGAAGCAAAATTAGATTTAATAACTTGAGTTACCATTTTTGCTGTTATTGGTACTATTTTAAATATTATTTTCAACATAATTCCTAAATTTAGTGAATTTAATATGTTAACAAGTAATAATACTTCAAAAAATCAAGATGTTTTAAACTTATTAATGAATAGTCCGTATGGCATTTTTGTTTTAGTTCTTAGTACTATTTTTATTGCTCCAATTAATGAAGAAATATCATATCGTCATGGTACTTTTACCATTGTTCGTTATCGTTGATTAGCATATGCAGCTTCATTAATTTATTTCCCATCAATGCATGTTATGGATAGTGGTGATTGAAATAATATTATTGGTTATTTAGGATTTAGTATTATATTACCCTTATTATTTATAATGACACGGGGTAATACTACATATACTATTGGTTTACATGCTTTTTCTAATCTAATTGCAACTATTTCTGGTTTTATTAATAAAAATTAA
- the gatC gene encoding Asp-tRNA(Asn)/Glu-tRNA(Gln) amidotransferase subunit GatC has protein sequence MDKIEKKMTTKMLHEFANELMFNLSEEQCENLLLEFKAIEKQMEIVTNINTNDIEPLNYPFPIINNLLRSDNVGTHLTSKSVLNIAPEVENNYISINQVINHEN, from the coding sequence ATGGATAAAATTGAAAAGAAAATGACAACAAAAATGCTACATGAATTTGCTAACGAACTTATGTTCAATTTAAGCGAAGAACAATGTGAAAATCTTTTACTAGAATTTAAAGCTATTGAAAAACAAATGGAAATTGTAACAAATATCAATACAAATGATATTGAACCTTTAAATTACCCATTTCCTATTATTAATAATTTATTACGTTCCGATAATGTTGGAACTCATTTAACGTCTAAAAGTGTTTTAAATATTGCTCCAGAAGTTGAAAATAATTACATTAGTATTAATCAGGTGATTAATCATGAAAATTAA
- a CDS encoding superoxide dismutase, with the protein MPKYKINIIDLPYNYDALEPYISQETIKHHYEELHKKYLTSLKLVMDKHPKVFSDYNLETKGELNRLLSNYCKLEDICEDKETCNVKKLQSSIRQFGGGVINHNLFFSLLGKNKGFNEKSAIGKAIINRFESYEKFEAALTKTAMDIFGSGWAWLVIDNNGTLRLYKTFNQDNPWFLNMYPLIAIDVWEHAHYLQYKNEQEKYLQALLKVINWEQVNNNYQEYLNEKNKK; encoded by the coding sequence ATGCCTAAATACAAGATTAATATTATCGATTTACCATATAATTATGATGCTTTAGAACCTTACATTTCACAAGAAACAATTAAACATCATTATGAAGAACTTCATAAGAAATATTTAACTTCTTTAAAATTAGTGATGGATAAACATCCGAAAGTTTTTTCTGATTATAATCTTGAAACTAAAGGGGAACTAAATCGTTTATTAAGTAATTATTGTAAATTAGAAGATATATGTGAGGATAAAGAAACTTGTAATGTAAAAAAATTACAAAGTAGCATTCGACAATTTGGTGGGGGAGTAATTAATCATAATCTTTTCTTTTCACTATTGGGGAAAAATAAAGGTTTTAATGAAAAATCAGCTATTGGTAAAGCAATCATTAATCGCTTTGAATCTTATGAAAAATTTGAAGCTGCTTTAACAAAAACTGCCATGGATATTTTTGGAAGTGGTTGAGCATGATTAGTAATTGATAATAATGGTACATTAAGACTATACAAAACTTTTAATCAAGACAATCCATGATTCTTGAACATGTACCCATTGATCGCTATTGATGTATGAGAACATGCACATTATCTACAATATAAAAATGAACAAGAGAAATACTTACAAGCATTATTAAAAGTTATCAATTGAGAACAAGTAAATAATAATTATCAAGAGTATTTAAATGAAAAAAATAAAAAATAA